In Sphingobacterium zeae, one genomic interval encodes:
- a CDS encoding universal stress protein: MLIKQNRPIYDYILYDEDKLIIADMENTNSKFKRILVAVDDEPCAEKAIHYAKEMAQVFGASVALVTVIPPTSPANFGADPLLGQQPIIVPEVSEMEQDNAQKYLEKISREFTGAGEVYLFNRIGSIKEEILAASHEWSADLIIMGSNGRTGFDHFISGSVSESVIRKSTCPVLVIPSKCD, from the coding sequence ATGCTAATAAAACAAAATCGTCCAATCTATGATTATATATTATATGACGAAGATAAATTAATAATAGCAGATATGGAGAATACAAATTCAAAATTCAAAAGGATATTAGTCGCTGTTGACGACGAGCCATGCGCTGAAAAGGCAATACATTATGCGAAAGAAATGGCCCAAGTATTTGGAGCCTCCGTAGCACTTGTCACCGTTATCCCCCCTACTTCTCCTGCCAATTTTGGCGCAGATCCCTTATTGGGGCAGCAGCCTATCATCGTTCCGGAGGTTTCGGAAATGGAACAGGACAATGCGCAAAAGTATCTTGAGAAGATAAGCCGCGAGTTTACTGGTGCTGGTGAGGTCTATTTGTTTAATCGAATAGGATCTATTAAAGAAGAAATTCTGGCTGCATCGCACGAATGGTCTGCCGATCTGATTATCATGGGGTCTAACGGGCGGACCGGTTTTGATCATTTTATATCTGGTTCTGTCTCTGAATCGGTTATTCGTAAATCCACATGCCCGGTGCTGGTGATCCCCAGTAAATGTGACTGA
- a CDS encoding C40 family peptidase: MKYGICTLALVPLRLEQAHRSEMVSQVLFGELFEIVDEQADWTSIRLLETDYLGWIQNGQFQQLTDLDRQHYLNGEPTIVGREGGVLFNDTTQLQLCHGTKLYLNAGNRINLPLLDLTYQGSINLFSKELVESELQQLALSYKDVPYLWGGRSEWGIDCSGFSQLIYRCFDLSLPRDAYQQAEIGQTVDFVSEIQVGDLAFFDNAQGRITHVGIMLDRDTIIHASAKVRVDRMDSAGIFNAELNCYTHKLRIVKRYN, from the coding sequence ATGAAATATGGTATTTGTACACTTGCTCTCGTACCGTTACGTCTAGAACAGGCACATCGTAGCGAGATGGTTTCTCAGGTATTGTTTGGAGAGCTTTTTGAAATCGTGGACGAGCAGGCGGATTGGACATCAATACGCTTATTGGAAACGGATTATTTGGGTTGGATTCAAAACGGGCAGTTTCAGCAACTCACCGACTTGGATAGGCAACATTATCTGAATGGAGAACCTACTATCGTTGGCCGTGAGGGTGGAGTTCTTTTTAACGATACAACACAATTGCAGCTCTGTCATGGCACCAAGCTTTATCTTAATGCAGGGAACCGGATTAATCTGCCACTATTGGACTTGACTTATCAGGGTAGCATAAATTTATTTTCGAAGGAATTAGTCGAAAGTGAGCTCCAGCAACTCGCTTTGAGTTACAAAGATGTACCATATTTGTGGGGCGGCCGTTCGGAGTGGGGAATTGACTGCTCGGGTTTCTCGCAATTGATTTATAGGTGTTTCGATTTATCTTTACCACGGGATGCTTACCAGCAGGCAGAGATAGGGCAGACTGTAGACTTTGTTTCGGAAATACAGGTAGGGGATTTGGCATTTTTTGACAATGCGCAAGGTAGGATTACTCACGTAGGCATTATGCTGGATCGCGATACGATTATCCATGCTTCTGCAAAAGTCCGCGTGGACCGGATGGATTCAGCAGGTATTTTTAATGCAGAACTGAATTGCTATACACACAAACTCCGCATTGTTAAACGGTATAATTAG
- a CDS encoding outer membrane beta-barrel protein — MKKVLLTLAAVAGLTLASQAQEFGFKKSDVIVEGNLSANTSNDKTNQTKTNSFNFNPSVGYFVSDKIAVGLDVNVGNEKATKNVDQSNESYVKNNQFGIGAFGRYYFLELGSRFKTYAQLGAGYAQEDGKINNGTTTTDIAKTKGFGANAGLGINYFVTPKIAINFGLTDLLSFKTSKVDVDGAKSSNEFNANINSFNNFFDTAKFGLTFKF; from the coding sequence ATGAAAAAAGTTTTACTAACATTAGCAGCTGTAGCTGGTTTGACATTGGCTTCACAAGCACAAGAATTCGGATTCAAAAAGAGCGATGTTATTGTTGAAGGTAACCTATCCGCTAATACTTCAAACGACAAGACTAATCAAACAAAGACAAATTCATTTAACTTCAACCCTTCTGTTGGTTACTTTGTTTCTGACAAGATCGCTGTTGGTTTAGATGTGAACGTTGGTAATGAAAAAGCTACAAAGAACGTAGATCAGTCGAATGAATCCTATGTAAAAAACAACCAATTCGGTATAGGTGCATTTGGACGTTACTACTTCCTTGAGTTAGGTTCAAGATTCAAAACGTATGCACAACTTGGTGCTGGTTATGCGCAAGAAGATGGAAAAATCAATAATGGAACTACCACAACTGATATCGCTAAAACAAAAGGTTTCGGTGCGAACGCTGGTTTGGGGATCAACTATTTTGTGACACCTAAGATTGCGATCAATTTTGGTCTAACTGACTTATTGTCGTTCAAAACTTCAAAAGTTGATGTTGATGGTGCTAAATCATCTAATGAATTTAATGCAAACATCAATAGCTTTAATAACTTCTTTGATACTGCTAAATTTGGTTTGACATTCAAATTCTAG
- the dnaJ gene encoding molecular chaperone DnaJ produces the protein MSKRDYYDILGVSRSADEKEIKSAYRKLAIKYHPDKNPGDHEAEEKFKEAAEAYDILSNPQKRQRYDQFGHAGNSASGGFGGGGGMNMDDIFSQFGDIFGGGHPFESFFGGGGGQRGGRRVARGSNLRIKVKLTLEEIAKGVEKKVKVNKQVVCHTCDGSGAKDKSSFHTCKTCGGSGSVRRVTNTILGQMQTTSTCPTCNGEGVEITAKCTTCRGEGLERGEETISINIPAGVSEGMQLSMSGKGNAAPRGGVPGDLIILIEEIAHESLKRDGLNVIYDLYINFVDATLGTSVEVPTIDGKAKIKIEPGTQGGKILRLKGKGIPEVNSYHKGDQLVYVNIWTPKAVSTEEKELLNKLKESPNFKPQPGKSEKSFFERIKEYFE, from the coding sequence ATGTCAAAAAGAGATTATTACGATATACTTGGTGTCTCGCGATCAGCGGACGAGAAGGAGATTAAATCAGCGTATCGCAAGCTAGCGATAAAGTATCACCCGGACAAAAATCCTGGTGACCATGAGGCTGAGGAAAAGTTTAAGGAAGCTGCTGAGGCATACGATATCTTGAGCAATCCACAGAAACGTCAACGTTATGACCAGTTTGGCCATGCTGGTAATTCTGCCAGTGGTGGTTTCGGCGGTGGCGGTGGCATGAATATGGATGACATATTCAGTCAATTTGGTGATATCTTCGGTGGAGGACATCCCTTTGAAAGTTTCTTTGGCGGTGGCGGTGGCCAGCGTGGCGGACGCCGTGTAGCAAGAGGAAGCAACTTACGCATAAAAGTCAAGTTAACACTTGAGGAAATCGCCAAAGGCGTTGAGAAAAAGGTAAAAGTCAACAAACAAGTCGTCTGTCATACCTGTGACGGATCGGGTGCCAAAGATAAATCTTCTTTCCATACCTGTAAAACCTGTGGTGGATCGGGATCAGTTAGACGAGTTACCAATACGATTTTAGGACAAATGCAAACTACAAGCACCTGTCCTACCTGTAATGGTGAAGGTGTAGAAATTACAGCAAAATGTACAACGTGTCGAGGTGAAGGTCTTGAACGTGGCGAGGAAACAATCTCCATCAATATCCCGGCAGGCGTAAGTGAAGGCATGCAACTATCCATGAGCGGAAAGGGAAATGCAGCCCCACGTGGTGGTGTACCAGGAGATTTAATTATATTGATTGAAGAAATTGCACACGAGAGTTTAAAACGCGACGGACTCAATGTCATCTATGATCTCTATATTAATTTTGTAGATGCTACGTTAGGGACCAGCGTGGAAGTTCCGACAATAGACGGAAAAGCGAAAATCAAAATTGAACCCGGCACACAAGGTGGTAAAATTTTACGGTTAAAAGGAAAAGGTATTCCTGAAGTTAATTCTTACCATAAGGGAGACCAGCTTGTATATGTTAATATTTGGACGCCAAAAGCTGTGTCTACTGAAGAAAAAGAATTACTGAACAAACTGAAAGAATCACCAAACTTCAAACCTCAACCAGGTAAAAGTGAAAAATCATTCTTCGAACGAATTAAAGAATATTTCGAATAA